One Pectobacterium cacticida genomic window, ACGCTTAACCAGCATGGCTGCTTATTTAACAGCGTCTTTCAACGCTTTACCAGACACAAACGCTGGCACATTGGCAGCAGCAATTTTGATTTCTTTACCGGTTTGTGGATTGCGGCCCGTGCGCTCATTGCGATGGTTGACCTTAAACGTACCAAAACCAACTAATTGTACTGCATCACCTTCTTTCAGAGACTCGGTAATTGCCGCCAGCGTTGATTCCAAGGCTGCTTTAGCCTGAGTTTTTGACAGATCAGCTTTGTCCGCAATTACATCAATCAGTTGAGTCTTATTCATAAGTTATCCTTACAGTGTGTTTATCGCTTGCTAAGCATCGAGTGCGAGGGATATGCCCTTCCCATTTAGGGTATGGTAGCACTCTCCTGCATACACGCACCGACAGCCACTTTTTTTTACGCCTCCCCAAATGTAGACCAGACGGGGTGCGAATGTGAAGCCTTTAGACAGGCCATTTACGGCCTTAAATCACGTTTTATCACGTTATTGATGCAAATTTATCCCGATGTTACTACTCCCTGCCTCGCGCAGATCGGAACGGAGCCCTTTAATCAGCTCAATATCACGTTCTTCACAAGCCGCCAATAGGCGAAAAATCTCCCATTGGATGTCCCATTCTTCTTCAACTGCAGGCAAAACCTTGAGCTCATCGTCTGTCATTTCTTTGCCCGCTTGCGTCATTTCCAACATCGCAACCGTGCGAATAGACACTTCGCTAATTGCTATCGCATGTTCGAGTGTAGCACCACTTAAACGAGAATGAATGAGCTCACCCAACGCAATACAGGCATCAATAGCGGGATAGACGCCATAAATATCGTAGTCTTCAGCCGTAGGAACCGCTTCTTCCAACTTTTCCAACTGGCTATCGAAATTAACCTTCGCCTCTTTAACGACCAGTGTTTCCCATATCAAATCGAGGATGCGACGGTAGACCATCGCATCGCCAAAGCCCGTTTGACGACAGAACTCGTGGTAGTTGGGATACATACGCTCACAAAGGCATGCCATAAATGTGACATGCTGCCAGCTCGTCAGCTTTTCCAGACGTAAATGAATGGGATTACGTAACATTTTTATGCTCATTAACGGCGACGGACGGCAGTGTACCTGAAATCATAGTGACGCCCTATGCCTGAATTCCTAAAGTTTTACGACAACACGTTAGCGGCTTTCTGCCGTTGCCAACGCACAAATGCGGGACGATTTGACGCGACAGCATCTGCCCAACGAGTCGGCTCCGGTAAACGGTAGCCGCGCATACAGGATTGTACCCAGCGCAATGCACTATCCTGACTGACTCGATGCCCCGTCGCCACAAATAGCGGATTACAGCGCGCCTTGCTGCGCCATACCCAGCCAATCTGCTCGCCTTTATCCAGTAGCGGCTGCTGGCTGCCGACGCTCTCCGCCAACGGTTCAAAACGGCCACACAGCCGACTTTTCGCTACGCCAATCGTGGGGACATCAATCAATAGGCCAAAATGGCTGGCGACACCGAGACGGCGGGGATGGGAAATCCCATGCCCATCGACAAACAACAGATCGGGCTTTTGCTCAAGCAATGCCCATGCAGCTAACAGCCCAGGGCATTCGCGAAACGAAAGAAAACCGGGGATGTAGGGCATCGTCGTGCTGATACGCGCAATCTTGTATTCTACCAGCTCCAACGAAGGATAACGCATTACCGCGATTGCAGCGCGCGTTACCGCCCCTTCCTGCTCAAAACCCACATCGGCCCCGGCGATGAATGCAGGCTGCCCAAAAGGCAAATCATCGTATCGGATGATTTCTGATGCGCGGGCCAGTTGTTCGGCTCGTAATCGTTGTGTATCAATCACCTCACCTCCAGTGAATCATACGTGATAAGGACGAGACAACCGGTGCACCGCTTCAACAAAGACGCCAGCGTGCTCCGGCGGCACGTCCTGATGAATGCCGTGACCCAGGTTAAAAACATGCCCGCTACCTGCCCCAAATTCGGCCAGGATCGATGCGACTTCTTGTTCGATCCGAGCAGGATCGGCATAGAGCATAGATGGATCCATATTTCCCTGTAGGGCCACTTTATCGCCGACTCGACGGCGCGCATCGGCCATATCGCTTGTCCAGTCCAGCCCCAGCGCGTCACAACCCGTTTCTGCCATTGCCTCCAGCCACTGACCGCCGCCTTTGGTAAAGAGCGTCACTGGCACGCGGCGGCCTTCACTCTCGCGCTGTAACCCATCAACAATCTTACGCATATAATTCAGAGAGAACTCACGGTAGTCTCGCCCGCTCAACACACCGCCCCAGGTATCAAAAACCATGACCGCCTGCGCGCCTGCGCGAATCTGTGCGTTGAGATAAAGAATGACGCTATCGGCCAACTTATCGAGCAGCAGATGTAATGTTTTAGGCTCGGCGAACAGCATTTTCTTGATGACGGTAAAGGCTTTACTGCTGCCGCCTTCAACCATATAGGTCGCCAGCGTCCAGGGGCTGCCCGAGAAACCGATCAACGGCACTTCACCAGCGAGGTTTTTACGGATCGTCCGCACTGCGTTCATCACATAACCGAGCTCCTGCTCAGGATCGGGAATCGGCAGATTCACCACTGCGGCATGAGATGTAATCGGAGATTGAAAACGCGGGCCTTCCCCTGCTTCAAAGTACAACCCTAAGCCCATCGCGTCAGGAATAGTCAGGATATCGGAAAAAAGAATGGCCGCATCCAGCGCATAGCGTCGTAACGGTTGTAGCGTGACTTCACAGGCTAGCTCTGCATTTTTACACAGCGCCATAAAATCCCCGGCCAGTGCGCGGGTTGCTTTGTACTCCGGCAGATAGCGCCCCGCCTGGCGCATCATCCACACGGGGGTAACATCCACAGGTTGGCGCAATAACGCCCGTAGATAGCGATCGTTTTTCAGGTAGGTCATGTTCTTTTCCTTTCAGCCTTATGCCGTTCACATCACCTAAAGATGCGGTGGAATAGCGTCACAATAAGGCCAACGTTTTATGACGTGAGTACAGTCTGTATCCACATCATTTATGGGGCAGATAATCTCACCTCAGTCTGCGTTTTCATGATGAGCACGACATAACACCACCGTGTCCTCAATAAGTCGACGCGCTACGGTACCCGGAGGTGGCAGCAGGGGAAGTTGGTCATAACGGAACCAGGCAGCATCGCGCAGCTCTTTCGGATCGTGCTTAACCTCTCCTCCCGCATAATCAGCCATAAATGCCATCATTAATGAATGCGGAAATGGCCAGGGCTGCGAACTCACGTAGCGCAGATTTTTTATCTGAATTTGGCTCTCTTCCATCACCTCACGCGCCAACGTTTGCTCCAGCGTTTCGCCCACTTCCACAAACCCAGCCAGTACGGTATACATATTTCCACGATGCCGATGATGCTGCGCCAGCAAAATTTCCTCTCCACGACGAATCGCAACGATGACACAAGGCGCAATCTGCGGATAATAGCGTTCTTTACAGTGACGGCATAAACAGGCCAGTTCCGTGTTGCTCCGCACCATTTGATGACCGCAGTAACCGCAAAAACGATGAGAGCGGTAGAACTCTGCCAACTGTACGCCTCGCCCCACTAGCTGGAATAAATTCACGTCCTGATCGAGTAACTGGCGAACCGATACCATATCGGCCTCCCGCGCCTGACACACCAGCCAGACAGGCTGAGCATGCCATTCGCCGATTTGGCGGGCGCGTTGCCCCTGCAACGACCACGCCATCGCCGTTCCGCACGGTAATTCCCCTTGAGGCAGCCAAACCTGTACCGCGTCGCTTACGACCCACCAGCCGGTTTCATCACCTTTCAGCGTCTGTTCCATATCTTTTTATTGCTCCACCGCCACTTCACTGGCATTTTACATTTGGAGTGATTACCTAAGTTATATAACTGGAATTGCAGTTATTCTTACCTTCACGGAGTCAACCATGCTAAACCAGCTACAAAGTCTGACTGAACACGTTGGTGGCAATAATGCGTTAATCGACCAATGGCTACAAGCGCGGAAACAGCTTCTCGTGGCTTATTATCATCTGGTCGGTATCAAACCGAAAAGAGAGGCATTGTCTGCTCTGGACGACACGGCATTGGATAACTTTTGCCATAATTTGGTGGATTATCTTTCCACTGGACACTTCCATTTATACGAAAAGATGCTGCATGAAGCAGCGACCCACAGCGAATCACTTTTAGCACATTCAACCCAACTCGATATTGCCCTGCAAAATAACACACAGCACATTATGACGTTTTACGATAGTCATCTAATGACTTCTATCGACCATGATAACTATCTTGAATTCCAGCGGGCACTCTCCTGCGTCGGAGAAGCATTGGAAACGCGCTTTACGTTAGAAGACAACATGATTCGTCTGGTTTACGACAGCTAGCCACCAACCAAACGGGTTTCATTACCGGCGCTGACAACAAGGCTCGCTTTGACATCCGCGTTTTACCGTCATACAGTGTGAGGGTTTTATTCGTCCGTTTAATAGACGGACAATCTTGTCGGAGTGCCTAGCGTGCTGGTGTTTCCTTTAGAAACCTTGAGCACACAGGCTGAGACCGTTAATTCGGGATCCGCGGAACCTGATCGGGTTAATACCTGCGAAGGGAACAAGAGTAATGCACCTCATTGAGATCGACGCCAGCACGGCGAGTCGCCACTGACTCCTCTTGCTGTTCGAATCATAATTACTCCCTCCGAACTCCAGACAAGCAATCTTCCCTATCACGTATACAGGAACTTGCTATGTCTACAGAACCAACCGCATTGCCAACATCGGGTCGCCGCGAGCGGCGCGCCGCCGCCCAGCAGTTTATCGATACGTTGCAGGGAATGGCTTTCCCCAATTCCAAGCGCATTTACCTTGCGGGCTCACGTGACGACATTGCCGTACCGATGCGAGAAATTCAGCTCAGCCCGACGCTACTTGGCGGCAACAAAGATAATCCTCAGTACGAAGCCAATGAACCTATTCCGGTTTACGACACATCAGGACCTTATGGCGATCCCGCTGCCCAGCTTGATGTCCGCGTTGGCCTAACAAAACGACGCGCTAGTTGGATTGCCGAACGTCATGACACCGAAGCGCTCTCCAGCGTCAGTTCCAATTTCACTCAACAGCGTCTGGCTGATGCCGGGCTGGATCATCTACGCTTTGAGCACCTACCTCGACCATTACGTGCCAAAGCGGGTAAATGCGTCACACAACTCCACTATGCGCGGCAGGGCATCATTACGCCAGAAATGGAATTTATCGCCATTCGTGAAAATATGGGGCGTGAGCGCATTCACGGTGATGTATTACGCCAGCAACATCCGGGACAAAGTTTTGGCGCTCATTTGCCGGAAAACATTACACCGGAGTTCGTCCGTCAGGAAGTGGCCGCCGGACGTGCGATTATTCCTTGCAACATCAACCATCCGGAATCGGAACCGATGATAATCGGCAGAAACTTTCTGGTGAAAGTAAACGCGAATATCGGTAACTCCGCCGTCACGTCTTCCATTGAAGAGGAAGTGGAAAAACTGGTCTGGTCCACCCGCTGGGGCGCGGATACGGTGATGGATCTCTCGACCGGGCGTTATATTCATGAAACCCGCGAATGGATTCTACGTAACAGCCCGGTGCCTATTGGGACAGTCCCTATCTATCAGGCGCTGGAAAAAGTGAATGGGGTAGCGGAAAACCTGAACTGGGAGATGTTTCGCGATACGTTGCTAGAGCAAGCGGAACAGGGCGTGGACTATTTCACCATCCATGCGGGCGTATTGCTACGCTACGTGCCGATGACGGCCAAACGCCTGACCGGCATTGTCTCACGCGGTGGCTCGATTATGGCGAAATGGTGTCTGTCACATCACAAAGAGAGCTTCCTGTACGAACACTTCCGTGAAATCTGTGAAATCTGCGCCGCTTATGACGTCGCGCTATCGCTAGGAGACGGATTGCGTCCCGGCTCCATTCAGGACGCCAACGATGAAGCCCAATTTGCCGAGCTACATACGCTGGGTGAACTGACCAAAATTGCCTGGGAATACGACGTACAGGTCATGATCGAAGGCCCCGGCCACGTCCCGATGCAGATGATCCGCCACAATATGACGGAAGAGCTGGAGCACTGTCACGAAGCGCCATTCTATACGCTTGGCCCACTGACTACCGATATCGCGCCGGGTTACGATCATTTTACATCGGGTATTGGCGCGGCGATGATCGGCTGGTTCGGTTGCGCCATGCTTTGCTACGTTACACCGAAAGAGCATCTCGGTTTGCCAAATAAAGAAGATGTCAAGCAGGGGTTGATTACCTACAAGATCGCCGCCCACGCGGCCGACCTGGCGAAAGGGCACCCCGGCGCGCAGATCCGCGACAATGCGATGTCCAAGGCGCGTTTCGAATTCCGTTGGGAAGATCAGTTTAATCTGGCACTCGATCCTCAAACGGCGCGCGCCTACCACGATGAAACCCTGCCGCAGGAATCCGGTAAAATCGCCCATTTCTGCTCGATGTGCGGCCCTAAATTCTGTTCCATGAAAATCTCGCAGGAAGTGCGTGATTACGCGGCGAAACAGGAAGCGGAGGCTAAGCCGATTGACGTCGGCATGGCGCAGATGTCGCGAGAATTCCGCTCCCGAGGCGGGGAGATCTACCACAGCGCCATCAGCCTGCAAACGGAGGACAATAAATGACCTTCTCTCACACCGCGATGCCTTTTCCCCCAACCGAACAACGGCTTGGCCTCTATCCTGTTGTGGACAGCGTGGAATGGATTGAGCGCTTATTGCGCGTTGGGGTAAAAACAATTCAGCTACGAATCAAGGACCTACCCGATGAACAGGTCGAAGACGATATCGTTCAGGCAATAGCGTTAGGTCGCCATTATGAGGCTCGGCTGTTCATCAACGATTACTGGCAATTAGCCATTAAACATCAAGCCTATGGCATTCATCTGGGTCAGGAAGATCTGGATACCGCCGACCTGACCGCGATTAAGCGCGCGGGCCTACGCTTAGGCGTTTCTACACACGATGATCGTGAATTAGCGCGCGCGGTGGCGATAACCCCCTCTTACATCGCGCTTGGACATATTTTCCCTACAAAAACGAAAGAGATGCCTTCCGCGCCACAGGGGCTGGCCGAACTGACGCGACATATCGCCGAGCTGCAGGGCCGTTTTCCTACGGTGGCGATCGGCGGGATCGGCATCGATCGCGTTCCCGCGGTGCTGGCAACGGGCGTCGGCAGCATTGCCGTCGTCAGCGCCATCACACAAGCACCCGACTGGCGACTGGCGACCGCGACGCTGCTCAACATGATCGAAGGGCGGGAGGCATAACATGGTCATGGTAATGAATCCTCTCCCTGCGCCAGACACGTTAAGCGACAGCGAATTCATGCGTTACAGCCGTCAGCTCATGCTGGAAGAGATCGGCCCGGAAGGCCAAGGGAAACTCAAAGCCGCCCGTGTTCTGCTGGTGGGGTTAGGTGGACTAGGCTCGCCAGCCGCGCTCTATCTGTCCGCCGCTGGGGTCGGCACACTGTTGCTTGCCGACGATGACACACTGCATATCAGCAATCTGCAACGCCAAATTTTATATCGTACCCGTGACACCGATACGCCCAAAGCCGTGTTAGCACAGCGTCAGCTACAGGCGCTAAATCCCTATTCGCAAGCGCTCGCACTGACCGAACGGCTCAGCGGCGCCGCATTAGATAGCGCCGTTAGCCGTGTCGACTTGGTACTGGATTGCAGCGACAACATGGCCACGCGCCATGCGGTTAACGCTGCCTGCGTGAACGCAGGTAAACCGCTCATCAGCGGAAGCGCCGTCGGTTTCAGCGGCCAGCTTGCGGTATTCATGCCGCCTTATCTCTCTGGCTGCTACGCCTGTCTGTATCCTGATACGACCGAGATACAACGCAACTGTCGTACCGCTGGCGTACTCGGGCCGGTCGTCGGAGTAATTGGCGCCCTTCAGGCGCTGGAAGCAATCAAACTGCTGGCAGGCATGCCGTCTGCGCTGGACGGTAAGCTAAAGATGTTTAACGGCAAACAGCAGAGCTGGAACACGCTCCAGCTCACGCGAGCCTCCCATTGCCCGGTATGTGGAGGGACGCCGTGCGCATCACACTGAATGATGAACCCTTTGACGTCCCGGAAACGCTCACGGTCGAGGCGCTATTACATCAGATGGACCGACTCCAGCCAGGCACCGCGCTGGCCATCAATCAAACCATTATCCCGCGTGACACCTGGTCACAACATCAGGTGCAGGACGGTGATGATATTTTGCTTTTTCAGGCAATAGCAGGAGGATGACATGCTACACATTGCCGATACATCATTTACGTCACGGCTACTCACTGGCACAGGGAAATTCGCTACGCCAGCGCTAATGCTGGCGGCACTGAAAGCCTCCGGTTCGCAGTTAGTCACCATGGCGATGAAACGGGTAGATCTGAATAGCGGCAACGACGCCATTCTCGCCCCGTTACGCCAGCTCGGTATTCAATTGCTGCCCAATACATCAGGGGCCAAAACCGCGGAAGAGGCCATTTTTGCCGCTCGACTGGCACGTGAAGCCTTGGGTACGCATTGGTTGAAGCTGGAAATCCACCCTGATGTCAAATACCTATTACCCGACCCCATTGAAACACTGAAAGCCGCCGAACGGTTAGTCAAAGAGGGATTCACGGTACTGCCCTATTGCGGCGCCGACCCGGTGCTGTGCAAGCGACTGGAAGAGGTTGGTTGCTCGGCGGTGATGCCGCTCGGTGCGCCTATTGGCTCCAATCAAGGGCTACAAACGCGTGATTTTCTACGTATTATCATCGAGCAGGCTCGCATTCCGGTGATTGTCGATGCGGGCATTGGTGCGCCCAGTCAAGCCACCGAGGCGCTGGAAATGGGGGCCGACGCCGTATTGGTCAATACGGCTATCGCCGTTGCCCGCGATCCCGTTGCAATGGCCAACGCTTTCCGACTGGCGGTCGATGCTGGTTCACTTGCTCGTCAGGCAGGTTTGGGAAGTAAACAGTTTGCCGCCAGCGCTACCAGCCCACTGACCGGCTTTTTACACCAGCAGACGGAAGGAGCAGCACAATGAATGTTGATTTTGCAACCGTCTGGCAGCAGCTCGACTGGGATGATTTGACGCTACGTATCAATGGAAAAACCACACGCGATGTTGAACGCGCGCTAGCTACGCCGCACCTGACGCGTGACGATTTCATGGCGCTCATTTCACCTGCCGCGAGCGCCTATCTGGAACCTCTCGCCCAGCGGGCGCAACAGCTTACCCGCCAGCGTTTCGGCAATACGGTGGGTTTCTATGTGCCACTGTATTTGTCCAACCTGTGCTCAAACGACTGTACCTATTGTGGCTTTTCGATGAGCAACCACATTAAGCGCAAAACGCTGGACGACGCCGAGATCCTCCGTGAATGCGCCGCGATCAAGCAACTCGGTTTCGAGCACCTGCTCTTGGTGACTGGCGAACACCAACGTAAAGTGGGAATGGATTATTTTCGCCGCGTCTTTCCACTCATTCGTCCACTGTTCAGTTCGTTGATGATCGAAGTTCAACCCTTGTCGCAAGAGGACTACGCCGAGCTGAAAACGCTAGGGCTGGATGGCGTGATGGTCTATCAGGAAACCTATCACCCGGCGACCTATCAGTTACACCATCTCAGAGGACAAAAACAGGATTTCCACTGGCGGCTTGCGACCCCCGATCGGCTGGGGCGAGCGGGGATCGATAAGATCGGACTGGGTGCGTTAATCGGCCTGTCCAACAGTTGGCGCACCGACTGCTACATGGTTGCGGAGCATCTGCTGCACTTGCAGCAACACTACTGGCAGAGCCGTTATTCGATCTCGTTTCCACGTTTACGCCCTTGTGCCGGCGGCATTGAACCGGCATCAATCATGGATGAAGCGCAGCTTATGCAGGTGATTTGCGCATTCCGTTTGCTGGCACCGGATATTGAACTATCGCTGTCCACACGCGAATCCCCTTACTTCCGCGATCATGCGGTTCCAATCGCAATCAACAATGTCAGCGCGTTCTCCAAAACCCAGCCGGGGGGCTACGCCGACGACCACCCCGAGCTGGAACAGTTTTCCCCGCACGATGCCCGACGCCCCGACGACGTGGCGCAGGCAATTATTCAGGCGGGCTTACAGCCGGTGTGGAAAGATTGGGACGGCTATTTGGGACGCGTCAACGAATCTATATAAGAAACACACGGTGACCCGCCGTCTCCCCTTCCGGGTCACCGTGCCACATCGCATAAGGCAATAACTTAACCGCCGACGACACGCTGCAAGAAGGTTTGGCACTGGGCCAACTGGTCGAGCGCGATAAACTCGTCGGCTTTGTGCGCCTCAGTAATAGACCCTGGGCCGCAAACGATAGCCGGGATCCCCGCCTGCTGGAACAAACCCGCTTCCGTACCAAACGACAACGTATCAAAGGAAGTATGCCGACCAAGCGCCGCACTGCATAGTGCTTTTAACGCCTGTAACGAACCATCATCTTGTAACCCAGGATAAGCCGCGAGTGGTTCTAAATGGATATCGCCCTGCGCCGCCACCCGGCGCATTTCCGGCACCAGTTGTTCCTGCGCAAAAACCGCCAGTTCATCAGCGAGAAGGTGGTGATGAGTACCGGGTAATGGACGAATTTCAAAATCAAACTGACAATAATCCGGCACCACATTTACTGCCGTGCCACCAGACATCACACCAACCTGTACGGTCGACCACGATGGATGATATGACGCATTCTGTTCGCCGCGTTGCCAGTCGCGACTGCGTTGTCGTAAAAATAATACCAGTTCGGCAGCATATTCAATGGCATTAACACCGGCCTGCGGGTGAGAAGAATGCGCCGCCTGACCATGAATATGACAACGCCAGGCGCTTTTCCCCTTGTGAGCGGTGGCAACCCGCATCAAGGTCGGCTCACCAATGATGCACCCCGTTGGCCGCGCGCCGTCCTCCTTTAGTTGCGACAACAATCCCCTGACCCCGACACACCCTACTTCCTCATCATAACTGATGGCGATATGCACCGGACAGGCATCACGCTTGCGTGTAGCATGGATAAACTCAGGAACCGAAGCCAATACGCAGGCGATAAACCCTTTCATATCCGCCGTACCGCGCCCATACAGTCGATCGCCCCGACGGGTCAACGTGAAGGGATCGCTGGTCCAGGGTTGTCCGGCCACCGGCACGACATCCGAATGCCCGGAAAGACAAATCCCGCCCCGATCCTGCGGCCCGATAGTGGCATAAAGGTTGGCGCATCGACCATCCTCACTATATACCCGGCGTACCGGAATGGCGTAGTCGGCGAAATAGGATTCAACATAATCAATTAGTGGCAGATTAGACTGGCGACTCAGGGTGGGGAACCCCACCAGGGTCGCCAGAATATCCGTGGCGGAAGGCATCATATTATCCTCAGGGTTTAACAGCGATCACATCAATCTCAACCCACCATTCCGGGCGCGCCAGCGAGGTGATCATCAACCCAGTGGATACCGGAAAGACGCCCTTCAGCCAACGACCCATGATGTTGTATACCGTTTCACGATAACGCACATCCGTCAGGTAAACCGTAATTTTACAGATATCTTCCAGTTTGCTGCCTGATTCTTCCAACAGCATATTAATGTTAAACATCGCCTGCTCGGTCTGTGCGGCAACATCGCCAATTCCTACCGATTCCCGTGTATCGAGATTCTGACCAATCTGACCACGTAGGAAGACCATATTTCCGGCGACAACCGCCTGACAGAGGTCATTATTGAGGTTTTGCTCTGGGTAGGTCTCTTGAGTATTAAACGGCCGAATGCGAGTATGAACCATGATCTTTCTCTCCTGGTAAACCTGTCTTTAATTGCGCTGAATGACCGTCGGGGTACGCCCGACGAGGTAGAAGAATATTTACTGCGTGAAATTAGGATAAAAACTGTTTTAATTCATCGGTTTGAGGGTTATCGAATATATCCTCCGGCGAACCGACTTCATGCACCTTGCCTTGATGCATAAAGACCACCCGATCGCTGACCTTACGGGCGAAGTTCATCTCATGCGTGACCATAATGATCGTCATGCCTTCCTGTGCCAGTTTCTCCACGACTTGCAGTACCTCGCCGACCAATTCGGGATCCAGCGCCGAGGTTATCTCGTCACACAGCAACACCTCTGGATTCATCGCCAATGCCCGTGCTATCGCCACTCGCTGCTGCTGGCCGCCAGAAAGGCTATCCGGCCAGAAATCAAATTTCTCCGCTAGCCCAACGCGCTCCAGAAGCTGACGCGTAATCCGTTCCGCCTCCCCCGTCTGCATTTTTTTCACCAGCGTGGGGGCCAGCATGATATTTCGACTTACCGTCAGATGCGGAAATAAGTTAAAGCTTTGGAAAATCATGCCGACGTTTTGACGTAATTCGCGCATGGCTGCCGGGTTATCCTGCTGAATGGCCTGCCCATCAACGGTCAACGTTCCCTGTTGAAACGCCTCCAACCCATTGATACAGCGTAGTAGGGTACTTTTCCCCGACCCGCTTTTACCGATGATGCATACCACTTCACGGCGTTTCACCTGTAAGTCGATCCCCTTCAACACTTCATTGTCGCCAAAGCGTTTATGCAGGCCGTGAATACGTACTAATGAAAAGTTGTCTGGTGTCTGGCTGATATCAGTCATGGCGCTGACCTCCCCGGTTTAACCGTTTCTCTAAGTGCCGACTCCACCACGAGAGCGGAAAGCACAAGATGAAATACAAGATGGCCACGCTGCCGTAGACCAAAAAAGGCGAAAATGTTGCGTTGGCAATAATTTGCCCGGAACGCGTGAGTTCGACAAAGCCAATCACCGAGGCCAGCGCGGTTGCCTTGACGGCCTGCACCATAAACCCGACGGTGGGAGCGATAGCGATCCGCAGCGCCTGCGGCAGGATCACATAACGTAATTGTTCACCGAAAGACAACGCCAGACTGGCAGCCGCCTCCCATTGTTGGCGAGCGATCGCGTTGACGCTACCGCGCCAAATTTCGGTCAAAAATGCGCTGGCATACAGCGTCAGACAGATACTGGCGGCAAACAGCGGTGACGTTTCAATGCCGAATAGCCCTAATCCGAAATAGGTCAGGAACAATTGCAGTAGCAACGGCGTTCCCTGAAAGAGGTTGATGTAAAGCACCACAAACCGCTGTAACCAGGCGCGTTTAGAGAGGCGTAAAACCAGTAAGATACCGCCAACGATGCCTCCGCCGATAAAGGCAATAGCCGACAATCCCACGGTCCAGCGCAGTGCCAACAGCAAATTGCGGTAGATATCCCACAACGTAAAATCACTCATAGCGTATTCCT contains:
- the hupA gene encoding nucleoid-associated protein HU-alpha, with translation MNKTQLIDVIADKADLSKTQAKAALESTLAAITESLKEGDAVQLVGFGTFKVNHRNERTGRNPQTGKEIKIAAANVPAFVSGKALKDAVK
- a CDS encoding YjaG family protein, with amino-acid sequence MLRNPIHLRLEKLTSWQHVTFMACLCERMYPNYHEFCRQTGFGDAMVYRRILDLIWETLVVKEAKVNFDSQLEKLEEAVPTAEDYDIYGVYPAIDACIALGELIHSRLSGATLEHAIAISEVSIRTVAMLEMTQAGKEMTDDELKVLPAVEEEWDIQWEIFRLLAACEERDIELIKGLRSDLREAGSSNIGINLHQ
- the nfi gene encoding deoxyribonuclease V (cleaves DNA at apurinic or apyrimidinic sites), producing the protein MIDTQRLRAEQLARASEIIRYDDLPFGQPAFIAGADVGFEQEGAVTRAAIAVMRYPSLELVEYKIARISTTMPYIPGFLSFRECPGLLAAWALLEQKPDLLFVDGHGISHPRRLGVASHFGLLIDVPTIGVAKSRLCGRFEPLAESVGSQQPLLDKGEQIGWVWRSKARCNPLFVATGHRVSQDSALRWVQSCMRGYRLPEPTRWADAVASNRPAFVRWQRQKAANVLS
- the hemE gene encoding uroporphyrinogen decarboxylase — protein: MTYLKNDRYLRALLRQPVDVTPVWMMRQAGRYLPEYKATRALAGDFMALCKNAELACEVTLQPLRRYALDAAILFSDILTIPDAMGLGLYFEAGEGPRFQSPITSHAAVVNLPIPDPEQELGYVMNAVRTIRKNLAGEVPLIGFSGSPWTLATYMVEGGSSKAFTVIKKMLFAEPKTLHLLLDKLADSVILYLNAQIRAGAQAVMVFDTWGGVLSGRDYREFSLNYMRKIVDGLQRESEGRRVPVTLFTKGGGQWLEAMAETGCDALGLDWTSDMADARRRVGDKVALQGNMDPSMLYADPARIEQEVASILAEFGAGSGHVFNLGHGIHQDVPPEHAGVFVEAVHRLSRPYHV
- the nudC gene encoding NAD(+) diphosphatase, with amino-acid sequence MEQTLKGDETGWWVVSDAVQVWLPQGELPCGTAMAWSLQGQRARQIGEWHAQPVWLVCQAREADMVSVRQLLDQDVNLFQLVGRGVQLAEFYRSHRFCGYCGHQMVRSNTELACLCRHCKERYYPQIAPCVIVAIRRGEEILLAQHHRHRGNMYTVLAGFVEVGETLEQTLAREVMEESQIQIKNLRYVSSQPWPFPHSLMMAFMADYAGGEVKHDPKELRDAAWFRYDQLPLLPPPGTVARRLIEDTVVLCRAHHENAD
- the rsd gene encoding sigma D regulator, whose translation is MLNQLQSLTEHVGGNNALIDQWLQARKQLLVAYYHLVGIKPKREALSALDDTALDNFCHNLVDYLSTGHFHLYEKMLHEAATHSESLLAHSTQLDIALQNNTQHIMTFYDSHLMTSIDHDNYLEFQRALSCVGEALETRFTLEDNMIRLVYDS
- the thiC gene encoding phosphomethylpyrimidine synthase ThiC, encoding MSTEPTALPTSGRRERRAAAQQFIDTLQGMAFPNSKRIYLAGSRDDIAVPMREIQLSPTLLGGNKDNPQYEANEPIPVYDTSGPYGDPAAQLDVRVGLTKRRASWIAERHDTEALSSVSSNFTQQRLADAGLDHLRFEHLPRPLRAKAGKCVTQLHYARQGIITPEMEFIAIRENMGRERIHGDVLRQQHPGQSFGAHLPENITPEFVRQEVAAGRAIIPCNINHPESEPMIIGRNFLVKVNANIGNSAVTSSIEEEVEKLVWSTRWGADTVMDLSTGRYIHETREWILRNSPVPIGTVPIYQALEKVNGVAENLNWEMFRDTLLEQAEQGVDYFTIHAGVLLRYVPMTAKRLTGIVSRGGSIMAKWCLSHHKESFLYEHFREICEICAAYDVALSLGDGLRPGSIQDANDEAQFAELHTLGELTKIAWEYDVQVMIEGPGHVPMQMIRHNMTEELEHCHEAPFYTLGPLTTDIAPGYDHFTSGIGAAMIGWFGCAMLCYVTPKEHLGLPNKEDVKQGLITYKIAAHAADLAKGHPGAQIRDNAMSKARFEFRWEDQFNLALDPQTARAYHDETLPQESGKIAHFCSMCGPKFCSMKISQEVRDYAAKQEAEAKPIDVGMAQMSREFRSRGGEIYHSAISLQTEDNK
- the thiE gene encoding thiamine phosphate synthase encodes the protein MTFSHTAMPFPPTEQRLGLYPVVDSVEWIERLLRVGVKTIQLRIKDLPDEQVEDDIVQAIALGRHYEARLFINDYWQLAIKHQAYGIHLGQEDLDTADLTAIKRAGLRLGVSTHDDRELARAVAITPSYIALGHIFPTKTKEMPSAPQGLAELTRHIAELQGRFPTVAIGGIGIDRVPAVLATGVGSIAVVSAITQAPDWRLATATLLNMIEGREA